The following DNA comes from Pseudomonas marginalis.
TAGCAAGGGATCATGACAATCCCGGGGCACGCCCCTTCGGACTGAAAGTCAGGCCCCCGGCACAAAATGCTTCTGCGCCGTACCGCGCGCAATCAGGCGGGAGATGTAGTCGAGCTTCTGCGCATCCTGGTCGATAAAGCGGAAGGTCAGTTGCAGCCAGTCACTGTCCGGCTTGGGTTCGAAGGCGACGATGGCGTGCAGGTAGCCGTTGAGACGCGCCACCTCGGCGTTGTCGCCCTGTTCCAGGTCGAGCACGGCACTTTCCAGTACCTGAGGCAGGACCTCACCGCGACGCACCACCAGCAGCGCCTCCTTGATGCTCAGCGCCTTGATCACGCATTGCTGAGTGCCGCTGGACAGGCGCAACTGGCCCTGGCCACGGCCGCCAGTGGGTGCAGCGCCTGGCGCTTGGACCGGCGGGGCGTTGTTAAGCAGGCCTTTGCTTGGCGCAGACGCAGCCGCCGCAACGGGGGCTGCACGTACGGCTTCAGGCTTGCCACCGGTCAGGGCACTCAGGGAATCATTGCCGAAGGCCGAGTTCATCTTGGTCGGCGCGCTGGCGACCAGGGCGTCGAGGCGACCGACCTTGTGCAGGGCTTGCTTGACCTTGTTCAGCAGTTGCTCGTTGGTGAACGGTTTGCTGACGTAACCGGAAACCCCGGCCTGGATCGCCTGGACCACGTTCTCTTTGTCGCCACGGCTGGTCACCATCACAAACGGCATGGCCTTGAGGTGCGGTTGCTCACGGCACCAGGTCAACAGCTCCAGGCCGGACATCTCCGGCATTTCCCAGTCGCACAGCACCAGGTCGAAGCTCTCGCGCATCAGGATGGTCTGGGCCTTCTTGCCGTTTACCGCATCTTCAAGCTTGATCCCGGGGAAGTAGTTGCGCAGGCACTTCTTCACCAGGTCGCGGATAAACGAGGCGTCATCCACCACCAATACACTGACTTTACTCATCGACCCTTCATCCTATAAAAACTTCGGCACGCAAAACGCCTGACTAATGGCATTTTGCCAAAACTCTGTAGTCACGTTCGGACTTTCTTTTACCCGATTCGCAAAAAATTCAGGCGCCACAAACGAAAACGCCCGACCAGAGGCCGGGCGTTAATTTCTCGGGCAACCTTACTTATCGTCAGGTTCGCCCGGAACATTAGGGATTTGATCGGCTGAACCCTCAACTTCGGCCTTCATGCGCTTGAGACCCATGTGCCGTACGTCGGTACCGCGCACCAGATAGATCACCAGTTCCGAGATATTGCGCGCGTGATCACCGATCCGCTCCAGGGAGCGCAACACCCAGATGATGCTCAAGACCCGCGAGATAGAGCGCGGGTCTTCCATCATGTAGGTGGCCAGCTCACGCAGGGCGGTCTTGTATTCTCGGTCGATGACCTTGTCGTACTGCGCTACCGACAATGCCAGCTCGGCGTCAAAGCGCGCAAAGGCATCCAGGGCATCCCGTACCATGTTGCGCACCTGGTCGCCGATATGACGCACTTCGACATAACCGCGCGGCGCTTCACCCTCTTCGCACAGCTGGATGGCACGGCGGGCAATCTTGGTGGCTTCGTCGCCGATCCGCTCGAGGTCGATCACCGACTTGGAAATGCTGATGATCAGGCGCAGGTCGGATGCTGC
Coding sequences within:
- the phoU gene encoding phosphate signaling complex protein PhoU; the encoded protein is MISKEGLTHHISAQFNAELEEVRSHLLAMGGLVEKQVNDAVTALIEADSGLAQQVREIDDQINQMERNIDEECLRILARRQPAASDLRLIISISKSVIDLERIGDEATKIARRAIQLCEEGEAPRGYVEVRHIGDQVRNMVRDALDAFARFDAELALSVAQYDKVIDREYKTALRELATYMMEDPRSISRVLSIIWVLRSLERIGDHARNISELVIYLVRGTDVRHMGLKRMKAEVEGSADQIPNVPGEPDDK
- a CDS encoding response regulator; its protein translation is MSKVSVLVVDDASFIRDLVKKCLRNYFPGIKLEDAVNGKKAQTILMRESFDLVLCDWEMPEMSGLELLTWCREQPHLKAMPFVMVTSRGDKENVVQAIQAGVSGYVSKPFTNEQLLNKVKQALHKVGRLDALVASAPTKMNSAFGNDSLSALTGGKPEAVRAAPVAAAASAPSKGLLNNAPPVQAPGAAPTGGRGQGQLRLSSGTQQCVIKALSIKEALLVVRRGEVLPQVLESAVLDLEQGDNAEVARLNGYLHAIVAFEPKPDSDWLQLTFRFIDQDAQKLDYISRLIARGTAQKHFVPGA